A genomic stretch from Kribbella amoyensis includes:
- a CDS encoding ester cyclase, which translates to MSAEGNKAILRDAYDAVFTRHELHRADEFYAANYLDPGVLPQPGGLEGTKQSWASALVGVPDLRVAIVELIAEADKVAVSWSLEGTHLEDSPGLPVTERPVRFTGLALYRLAAGRIVEFVAGTSPMSSLRVGVTQKVIADRSTERSKALLDEVVRLVPEIDEMDRPRLFDFEFAHEPRKRQVIAGADRTYPGLGQITVHIAVSSPGRWRLPCTPGSTGDPCTRIEDFADGSTAYLRTYTVPGTVGHAYDVTLVKPDGTGISVSSAAYRPEHADMPDAPLSLDRVLEIARQITITP; encoded by the coding sequence ATGTCCGCGGAGGGGAACAAGGCGATCCTGCGGGACGCGTACGACGCGGTCTTCACCCGGCACGAGCTACACCGCGCTGACGAGTTCTACGCTGCGAACTACCTCGACCCTGGTGTCCTGCCGCAGCCAGGCGGTCTGGAAGGAACCAAGCAGAGCTGGGCTTCCGCCCTCGTCGGCGTCCCCGATCTGCGGGTCGCGATCGTGGAGCTGATCGCGGAGGCGGACAAGGTCGCGGTGTCCTGGTCATTGGAGGGCACGCACTTGGAGGACTCGCCGGGCCTTCCAGTGACCGAACGGCCTGTCCGTTTCACTGGCCTGGCGCTCTATCGCCTTGCCGCCGGCCGGATCGTCGAATTCGTGGCGGGTACGTCGCCGATGTCGTCGCTGCGTGTCGGCGTCACGCAGAAGGTGATCGCCGATCGGTCCACCGAGCGGTCGAAGGCCCTGCTGGACGAGGTTGTGCGGCTGGTCCCCGAGATCGATGAGATGGACCGTCCCCGGTTGTTCGACTTCGAGTTCGCGCACGAACCGAGGAAGCGTCAGGTGATCGCCGGCGCGGACCGAACCTACCCGGGGCTCGGTCAAATCACTGTGCACATCGCGGTCAGCTCCCCGGGCAGGTGGCGGTTGCCCTGTACCCCTGGGAGTACCGGCGATCCGTGCACCCGGATCGAGGATTTCGCGGACGGATCGACGGCTTATCTGCGGACCTATACCGTCCCTGGCACCGTTGGCCATGCCTACGACGTCACCCTGGTCAAGCCCGACGGCACCGGCATCTCCGTCTCCAGCGCCGCCTACCGCCCCGAACACGCAGACATGCCTGACGCCCCACTGTCCCTGGACCGGGTCCTGGAGATCGCTCGACAGATCACCATCACCCCCTGA
- a CDS encoding MerR family transcriptional regulator codes for MTTYSPAEAAAESGFSIDTLRYYEREGILPRIERNAGGRRVYSDGDLWMLGFLRCLRDTGMSIEQLRRYGELSRDETTMPERVALLEEHAASIRARIAELDATLTRVEEKAEWYRGELRRTGDAAS; via the coding sequence ATGACGACCTACTCGCCGGCCGAGGCGGCCGCGGAATCCGGGTTCAGCATCGATACGCTGCGGTACTACGAGCGCGAAGGCATTCTGCCGCGGATCGAGCGCAACGCTGGTGGGCGGCGCGTATACAGCGACGGCGATCTCTGGATGCTCGGATTCCTGCGGTGCCTGCGCGACACCGGGATGTCGATCGAGCAGCTGCGCCGGTACGGCGAGCTGAGCCGTGACGAGACCACGATGCCGGAGCGAGTCGCGTTGCTGGAGGAGCACGCCGCCTCGATCCGGGCGAGGATCGCCGAGCTCGACGCGACCCTCACCCGGGTCGAGGAGAAGGCGGAGTGGTACCGCGGGGAGCTCCGCCGGACCGGGGATGCGGCGTCCTGA
- the mraY gene encoding phospho-N-acetylmuramoyl-pentapeptide-transferase, with translation MRALLLSGFLATVCSLLGTRVAVGWFARRGFGQPIRQDGPRTHHVKRGTPTMGGLVILLSATAAYLAATILTGRWPSASAWLLMLLFLGCGVVGFLDDFIKVYTQNNQGLSSRAKMAGQTLVALVFGVLATQFFADERGVRPASQYLSTTHDWGIKLPLVVVLLVIWFLVTATSNGANLTDGADGLLAGSSALIFGAYTIVNIWQNNQLCDSTRPNVVESQCYQVRDPLDLAIFAAAIAAACVGFLWWNAKPARIIMGDVGSLALGGALAGLAIMSRTELLMAVIAGLFVLETLSVLLQMISFKVTKRLTGTGRRIFRIAPIHHHFEHLGWDEVNVVIRFWVIAGVFVALGLGIFYATWLT, from the coding sequence ATGCGGGCACTTCTCCTGAGCGGCTTTCTGGCCACGGTCTGCTCGCTGCTGGGGACGCGGGTCGCGGTCGGGTGGTTCGCCCGGCGCGGCTTCGGCCAGCCGATCAGGCAGGACGGACCGAGGACCCACCACGTCAAGCGGGGTACGCCGACGATGGGCGGCCTCGTGATCCTGCTGAGTGCCACCGCGGCGTACTTGGCGGCAACGATCCTGACCGGCCGGTGGCCGAGTGCCAGCGCTTGGCTGCTGATGCTGCTGTTCCTCGGCTGCGGGGTGGTGGGGTTCCTCGACGACTTCATCAAGGTCTACACCCAGAACAACCAGGGCCTGAGCAGCCGGGCCAAGATGGCGGGCCAGACGCTGGTCGCGCTCGTCTTCGGGGTCCTGGCCACGCAGTTCTTCGCCGACGAGCGCGGTGTCCGGCCGGCGTCGCAGTACCTCTCGACCACACACGACTGGGGGATCAAGCTGCCCCTGGTCGTGGTCCTGCTGGTGATCTGGTTCCTCGTCACCGCGACGTCCAACGGCGCCAACCTCACCGACGGTGCCGACGGGCTGCTCGCCGGTTCGTCGGCGCTGATCTTCGGCGCGTACACGATCGTGAACATCTGGCAGAACAACCAGCTGTGCGACTCCACGCGGCCGAACGTGGTGGAGTCACAGTGCTACCAGGTCCGCGACCCGCTCGACCTGGCGATCTTCGCGGCCGCCATCGCCGCTGCCTGTGTCGGCTTCCTCTGGTGGAACGCCAAGCCCGCCCGCATCATCATGGGCGACGTCGGTTCACTCGCCCTCGGCGGCGCCCTGGCAGGCCTGGCCATCATGTCCCGCACCGAACTCCTGATGGCCGTGATCGCCGGACTGTTCGTCCTCGAGACCCTGTCCGTGCTGCTGCAGATGATCAGCTTCAAGGTCACCAAGCGACTCACGGGTACCGGCCGTCGCATCTTCCGCATCGCTCCCATCCACCACCATTTCGAACACCTCGGATGGGACGAAGTCAACGTAGTGATCCGCTTCTGGGTCATCGCCGGCGTCTTCGTCGCGCTCGGCCTCGGCATCTTCTACGCCACCTGGCTGACCTGA
- a CDS encoding inositol monophosphatase family protein — protein MTLTDAEVALKAAKAGARVVAGAYGRETTRYAKSSTDFATQTDLDGEKAIVAVLSAHRPDDAREGEEFGRSGPASTARRWLIDPLCGTLNFAATTPLMVVNVALLDDDRTVAAASADPMADEIFWTDGGSAWVRRGDTDDPLVPTPATGLVEINVDRPSGSRSVSAQLVADVAFRSQYSPRVLSSTLGVAWVAAGRRAAYVSDGTFRNDLHFAAGLAITEAAGCVVTNLSGGPLHAGDGLVVSASEQVQADLLEHLERLR, from the coding sequence ATGACGTTGACCGACGCAGAGGTTGCGCTCAAGGCAGCCAAGGCCGGAGCGCGTGTCGTCGCCGGGGCGTACGGCCGGGAGACCACCCGATACGCCAAGTCGTCGACGGATTTCGCGACCCAGACCGATCTGGACGGCGAGAAGGCCATCGTGGCCGTGCTCTCGGCCCACCGACCGGACGACGCCCGGGAAGGAGAGGAGTTCGGTCGATCCGGTCCCGCCTCAACGGCTCGGCGGTGGTTGATCGACCCCTTGTGCGGGACCCTCAACTTCGCCGCCACCACTCCCCTGATGGTCGTGAATGTCGCCCTGCTCGACGACGATCGGACAGTAGCCGCAGCCTCTGCCGACCCGATGGCGGACGAGATCTTCTGGACCGACGGCGGGTCGGCGTGGGTGCGACGCGGGGACACCGACGATCCACTGGTCCCAACGCCGGCCACGGGACTGGTGGAGATCAACGTCGACCGACCCAGCGGCAGCAGATCGGTCAGCGCGCAACTCGTGGCTGACGTCGCGTTCCGCTCGCAGTACTCGCCACGCGTTCTTTCCTCGACTCTGGGCGTCGCCTGGGTCGCGGCCGGCCGACGCGCCGCGTACGTCTCCGACGGAACCTTCCGCAACGACCTCCACTTCGCCGCCGGCCTGGCAATCACCGAAGCTGCCGGCTGCGTCGTCACGAATCTTTCCGGAGGCCCGTTGCACGCAGGCGACGGCCTGGTGGTCAGCGCCTCCGAGCAAGTCCAGGCAGACCTTCTCGAGCACCTTGAGCGACTCCGCTAG